From Echinicola soli, a single genomic window includes:
- a CDS encoding DUF3108 domain-containing protein: MPLIIRLFLIHFFIVAIYSNTHGQQFSKPYQAGEELTFKVKYLFFNAAEAKMVIDDNIHKIKGRPAYKIDVYGKTLSIFSIFKVKDNWGTLMDTTQNIPYRSYRHIEEGGYRKHEVIDFNHKKGTAIVKEYDKDNRKLKETKEFDIQSGIQDIVSGFYYMRHLDYRLYKKGDVINIKGFFDEKTYDLKMVYEGRDKVSTKIGEFDTIVISPVMPNNKLFSGENPIKMWITNDKNRIPIKVEAELVVGSLNMEITQAKGLRNK; encoded by the coding sequence ATGCCCTTGATCATAAGATTATTTTTAATACATTTCTTTATTGTTGCCATTTACTCTAACACGCACGGCCAACAATTTTCCAAGCCTTATCAGGCGGGTGAAGAGCTTACATTTAAGGTAAAGTATCTTTTTTTCAATGCAGCCGAGGCCAAAATGGTCATAGATGACAACATCCACAAGATAAAAGGCCGTCCAGCATATAAAATCGATGTTTATGGCAAAACCTTAAGTATTTTTAGCATATTTAAGGTAAAGGATAATTGGGGCACCCTGATGGACACGACCCAAAATATCCCTTACCGTTCTTACAGGCATATCGAAGAAGGCGGATACCGTAAGCATGAAGTCATTGACTTTAACCATAAGAAAGGCACCGCTATCGTCAAAGAGTATGACAAGGACAACAGGAAGTTAAAAGAGACCAAGGAGTTTGACATCCAATCCGGCATTCAAGATATCGTCAGTGGATTTTACTATATGCGTCACCTCGATTACAGGCTGTACAAAAAAGGAGATGTCATTAACATTAAGGGCTTCTTTGACGAGAAGACCTACGATCTGAAGATGGTGTACGAGGGAAGAGACAAGGTATCCACCAAAATTGGGGAATTTGACACCATCGTCATCTCTCCGGTCATGCCAAACAACAAACTATTCAGTGGGGAAAATCCCATAAAAATGTGGATTACCAATGACAAAAACAGAATCCCAATCAAAGTAGAAGCTGAACTGGTCGTGGGATCACTTAACATGGAGATAACACAAGCCAAAGGTTTGCGTAACAAGTAG
- a CDS encoding response regulator transcription factor → MSDKPKIKVLVVDDEPDIIEILTYNLEKEGYEVASASDGVKAVQTAGKFKPDVILLDIMMPNQDGVETCRQIRDMEELKNTFIIFLTARSEEYSEVAAFDVGADDYITKPIKPRALVSRIAALFRRESKKEQEVSQIKIKDLTIDRSSFTIDQGGKTITLPKKEFELLYFLAKNPNMVFSRDELLQNIWGADVFVLARTVDVHIRKVREKIGDHYITTVKGVGYKFDHN, encoded by the coding sequence ATGAGTGACAAACCAAAAATCAAAGTTCTGGTAGTAGATGACGAACCAGATATTATTGAAATTTTAACTTATAACCTTGAAAAGGAAGGTTACGAGGTAGCCTCCGCCAGTGACGGAGTAAAAGCTGTACAGACTGCTGGTAAATTCAAGCCTGATGTCATCCTTCTAGACATCATGATGCCAAACCAAGACGGGGTCGAAACATGCCGGCAAATCAGGGATATGGAAGAACTGAAAAACACCTTTATCATTTTCCTTACCGCCCGATCTGAAGAATATTCTGAAGTGGCTGCCTTTGACGTAGGAGCCGACGATTATATTACCAAGCCGATCAAGCCAAGAGCATTGGTCAGCAGGATCGCCGCGCTCTTCAGAAGGGAGTCCAAAAAAGAACAGGAGGTATCCCAAATCAAAATAAAAGACCTTACCATTGACAGGAGCAGTTTCACCATCGACCAAGGCGGCAAGACGATCACCCTTCCCAAAAAGGAATTTGAACTGCTATACTTCCTGGCCAAAAACCCTAATATGGTCTTTAGCAGGGACGAGTTGCTCCAAAATATCTGGGGCGCAGATGTTTTTGTCTTGGCGAGAACAGTGGATGTTCACATCAGAAAAGTGAGGGAAAAAATAGGAGACCACTATATCACCACTGTAAAAGGTGTTGGCTATAAGTTTGACCACAACTAA